In a single window of the Arthrobacter sp. StoSoilA2 genome:
- a CDS encoding MFS transporter, producing the protein MSLIDGRTINRAARGKQTSPGGLARYVAAATLARSADGGAVVAIVLLVTTSGAPGWLAGILGACITAPHLFGPFVARTLDTARDGRTVIAWACLMHGVTLAAAVLLYPRTPPIVPGLLLIASGLVGPLLTGGISSRLSAIAGGSRISQRRAHGWDVATYGISGTIGPSLVAAVSGWANPALAALILAGLTFVAAALVRLLPSSPQTSVPSEVPRPGPTLLMMLSNGPLRRTLYLTVVVALSVASLPVTAVASTTQLGVGPAAAGVLTAAYGLGGLLGSAGVMIRPLRSDADHLITWLGAAVGVALCVAVFAGIFPVAAVVYSLAGVLNSCFFAATLAARSEYAPAGARGQVFVWIGALKITAGSAGTALAGAMVVPMTHLPLLLASALIAVAVSASLFDRRRERSQTAGSALRQARP; encoded by the coding sequence ATGAGCCTCATCGACGGGCGCACAATCAACCGTGCTGCCAGGGGTAAGCAGACGTCTCCGGGCGGATTGGCCCGCTATGTCGCTGCCGCCACCCTGGCGCGCAGCGCCGATGGGGGTGCGGTTGTCGCCATTGTCCTGCTGGTGACAACCAGTGGGGCGCCGGGTTGGCTGGCCGGAATCCTGGGTGCCTGCATCACGGCACCGCACCTTTTCGGTCCGTTCGTTGCCAGGACACTGGACACTGCCCGGGACGGCAGAACGGTGATCGCCTGGGCGTGCCTGATGCACGGCGTTACCCTGGCCGCTGCTGTCCTGCTGTACCCGCGGACTCCTCCAATCGTGCCGGGTCTTCTGCTCATTGCGTCCGGACTGGTCGGTCCATTATTGACGGGCGGCATTAGCAGCCGGCTCTCAGCGATCGCTGGGGGCAGCAGAATCAGTCAGCGACGCGCACATGGATGGGATGTAGCAACATATGGCATCAGCGGAACCATTGGTCCCTCTTTGGTCGCAGCTGTTTCGGGCTGGGCGAATCCGGCATTGGCGGCATTGATCCTAGCCGGACTAACGTTTGTCGCCGCCGCCCTGGTCAGGCTTTTGCCCTCTTCTCCTCAAACTTCAGTTCCCTCGGAGGTACCGCGCCCGGGTCCGACATTGCTAATGATGCTGTCAAACGGTCCTTTGCGTCGCACGCTCTACCTGACGGTCGTCGTCGCCTTGTCGGTCGCTTCGCTGCCTGTCACCGCAGTGGCTTCGACGACACAACTGGGGGTTGGGCCAGCCGCGGCAGGGGTCCTGACTGCCGCATATGGTCTTGGCGGGCTTCTAGGATCCGCTGGTGTCATGATCCGGCCGTTGCGAAGCGATGCGGACCACCTCATAACCTGGCTGGGAGCTGCTGTTGGCGTTGCGCTGTGTGTGGCGGTCTTCGCCGGGATCTTCCCCGTGGCAGCGGTGGTCTATTCCCTGGCCGGAGTGCTCAACTCCTGCTTTTTCGCCGCAACATTGGCCGCGCGCAGCGAATATGCACCAGCCGGGGCACGAGGTCAGGTCTTCGTGTGGATCGGAGCATTAAAGATCACAGCGGGTTCTGCCGGCACAGCGTTGGCAGGGGCCATGGTTGTACCCATGACACACCTGCCCTTGCTTTTGGCGTCCGCCCTTATTGCGGTGGCCGTGAGCGCTTCCCTGTTTGACCGCCGTCGTGAACGGTCCCAAACAGCGGGATCGGCCCTGAGGCAGGCCAGGCCGTAA
- a CDS encoding Lrp/AsnC family transcriptional regulator yields MPKSPRDEIDAQILAELRRNARISLAQLGEKVLLSRNAVRQRIERLERDGYIHGYTIKESAGEGSATVNAVLLIQRHDRMRGGDVIAGLKAIPEIATCDVVSGELDIVVRVEAPDAARIQEIWRQVSEFPGVRDITTALSLSTVIDRQSPR; encoded by the coding sequence GTGCCGAAGAGTCCACGTGATGAGATAGATGCGCAGATTCTGGCCGAGCTGCGGCGCAATGCCCGTATCAGCCTTGCCCAGTTGGGCGAGAAGGTGCTGCTCTCCCGAAACGCAGTGAGGCAACGGATTGAGCGGCTTGAACGGGACGGGTATATCCACGGGTACACCATCAAGGAATCAGCCGGAGAAGGCTCGGCCACGGTCAATGCGGTGCTCCTGATCCAACGGCATGACAGGATGCGGGGCGGAGACGTGATTGCCGGACTCAAGGCCATTCCTGAGATCGCCACTTGTGATGTCGTCAGCGGCGAACTGGATATCGTGGTCAGGGTGGAGGCCCCCGACGCTGCACGGATCCAGGAGATCTGGAGGCAGGTCTCAGAGTTTCCTGGAGTCCGCGACATCACCACTGCCTTGTCCCTCTCCACAGTCATCGACAGGCAGTCACCCCGCTAA
- a CDS encoding aldehyde dehydrogenase family protein gives MPESAIADATTAAATTDLAVYDKFDGSILATLPQCTEADVRVEIIRAAASAPAAAAMPRHERGRILDTAADLLQQRTQKVAGLIVAEAGKTITQALKEVSRAVNTLKLSAAETRRNVGEVVPFDSFSGSENRQGWFTREPLGLIAAITPYNDALNLVAHKLGPAIAGGNTVILKPSQLTPLTAILLVDLLREAGLPTEFVTVVLGDRTIAQTIISSKLVRMVSFTGGFSTGRAIAANAGIKRLSMELGGNAPVIVFDDADIPAAVEASVSGSFWAAGQNCIGAQRILVQRPVFDTFLHAFVSRTAALTTGDPRREQTDVGPMISAASAAEAKRKIDEAVSAGARLLTGGTLDGALLTPAVLTAVPRSCEAWSEELFAPVVLVEPFDSPEEAIELANDSEYALQAGVFTKDLARALATAKAIDAGGVMINDSSDYRLDAMPFGGSKYGSMGREGVRFAYEEMTQPKVIAITS, from the coding sequence GTGCCTGAGTCAGCCATCGCCGACGCCACAACCGCAGCCGCTACCACCGATCTGGCGGTCTACGACAAGTTTGACGGTTCCATCCTGGCGACACTTCCACAGTGCACCGAGGCAGATGTGCGCGTGGAGATCATCCGTGCAGCGGCCTCCGCTCCGGCAGCAGCGGCTATGCCGCGTCATGAACGTGGGCGGATTCTGGATACGGCTGCAGACCTTCTCCAGCAACGGACGCAGAAAGTGGCCGGGCTAATCGTCGCCGAGGCCGGGAAGACCATCACACAGGCGCTCAAAGAGGTCTCCCGTGCAGTGAATACGCTGAAGCTCTCGGCAGCGGAAACCCGCCGCAACGTTGGCGAAGTAGTTCCCTTCGACTCCTTCTCCGGCTCCGAAAACCGCCAGGGCTGGTTCACCCGTGAACCGTTGGGTCTTATCGCTGCCATTACCCCGTACAACGATGCCCTGAACCTGGTGGCGCACAAGTTGGGGCCGGCGATTGCCGGAGGGAACACCGTCATCCTCAAGCCGTCCCAGCTGACACCTTTGACGGCCATCCTCCTCGTGGACCTGTTGCGCGAGGCAGGCCTGCCGACGGAGTTCGTCACCGTTGTCCTGGGCGATCGCACCATCGCGCAAACCATCATCTCGTCCAAACTGGTTCGGATGGTCTCCTTCACGGGCGGCTTTTCCACGGGCCGGGCCATCGCCGCCAATGCCGGTATAAAACGCCTGTCCATGGAACTCGGCGGCAACGCACCCGTGATCGTGTTCGACGACGCGGACATTCCTGCCGCCGTCGAGGCCAGTGTTTCCGGTTCCTTCTGGGCCGCGGGACAGAACTGCATCGGCGCCCAGCGGATCCTCGTCCAGCGGCCGGTCTTCGACACCTTCCTTCACGCTTTTGTCTCCCGAACGGCCGCCCTCACGACAGGCGATCCCCGAAGGGAGCAGACCGACGTCGGACCCATGATCAGCGCCGCGTCTGCCGCAGAAGCGAAGCGCAAGATCGACGAAGCGGTGTCGGCCGGTGCGCGACTGCTCACTGGCGGCACCTTGGACGGCGCGCTCCTGACACCTGCCGTTCTTACCGCAGTACCGCGCAGTTGCGAGGCATGGAGCGAGGAACTGTTCGCACCCGTGGTCCTCGTGGAACCGTTCGACTCCCCCGAGGAAGCCATCGAACTGGCCAACGACAGCGAATACGCGTTGCAGGCAGGGGTATTTACCAAGGACCTGGCCCGGGCGCTGGCCACCGCCAAGGCAATCGACGCAGGCGGAGTGATGATCAACGATTCTTCGGACTACCGCCTCGATGCGATGCCTTTTGGCGGCTCGAAATACGGCAGCATGGGCCGCGAAGGCGTCCGCTTCGCCTACGAAGAAATGACGCAGCCCAAGGTCATCGCGATCACGTCATGA
- a CDS encoding homoserine dehydrogenase: MTTYNLALIGFGGVNRALAELIRDEPRRFASLGFELRVVAITDLAFGSLVQVDGIDLAAVLAMPRGSSFEGLPGGSPDPRNEDVIKNSPADIVVEATFTSPIDGEPAVSHVKWAIESGKHVVTTNKGPVALHGGELGRLAANNGVRFEYEGSVMSGTPVIRLAHKMLGGLELNSVQGILNGTSNYVLGRMEAGLGLEEAIAEAQDRGYAEADPTADIGGSDVRLKVAILANELLGANIHPNDVETTGIQDIKSEDVAQALASGYRWKLIGEARRQDDGGIVATVQPIALPGEHPLAGISGATNAVSFSTDLLGAVTVSGPGAGRVETAYALISDIIAVNEFAKGAVRA; encoded by the coding sequence GTGACTACCTACAACCTGGCCCTCATCGGTTTCGGAGGCGTCAACCGCGCTTTGGCCGAACTCATCCGTGATGAACCCCGGCGATTTGCCTCACTCGGATTCGAGCTTCGTGTCGTGGCCATCACCGATCTTGCCTTCGGCTCACTCGTACAGGTAGACGGCATCGACCTGGCCGCCGTGTTGGCGATGCCCCGTGGGTCCTCGTTCGAGGGACTGCCAGGTGGCAGCCCGGATCCCCGCAATGAAGACGTCATCAAGAACAGTCCGGCCGACATCGTCGTTGAGGCTACCTTCACCAGTCCGATCGACGGCGAACCCGCAGTTTCGCACGTCAAGTGGGCCATCGAGTCCGGCAAGCATGTGGTGACCACCAACAAGGGCCCGGTGGCCTTGCATGGTGGGGAACTGGGCCGGCTTGCGGCAAACAATGGTGTCCGGTTCGAGTACGAGGGTTCAGTCATGAGTGGCACGCCCGTCATTCGACTAGCACACAAAATGCTGGGCGGCCTCGAATTGAACTCCGTTCAAGGCATTCTGAACGGAACCAGCAACTACGTCCTGGGCCGGATGGAGGCCGGGCTGGGCCTGGAGGAAGCGATTGCCGAAGCCCAGGACCGCGGATACGCCGAAGCGGACCCCACTGCTGACATCGGCGGCTCGGACGTCCGGTTGAAGGTCGCCATCCTCGCCAACGAGCTGCTCGGTGCCAACATCCACCCCAATGACGTGGAAACCACCGGTATTCAGGACATCAAGAGCGAAGACGTGGCACAGGCCCTGGCAAGCGGCTACCGCTGGAAGTTGATTGGCGAAGCCCGGCGGCAAGACGACGGCGGCATCGTAGCTACCGTCCAGCCCATCGCCCTTCCGGGTGAACACCCGCTGGCTGGTATTTCCGGCGCCACCAATGCCGTGTCCTTCAGCACGGATTTGCTGGGAGCCGTCACAGTATCGGGTCCTGGGGCCGGCCGCGTGGAAACTGCCTACGCCCTCATCTCGGACATCATCGCCGTCAACGAATTCGCCAAAGGAGCGGTCCGTGCCTGA
- a CDS encoding RidA family protein, with protein sequence MSPIQRIRPEGLVSSPAFSHVAVVPPNATTIYVGGQNSVDSGGSLVGEGDVGVQSGRALANAKTALAAAGATLRDVVQWTVLFVDGADLAAGYGAIASDLAADEPPLVTAAFVSRLGVPGALVEISAVAAVER encoded by the coding sequence ATGTCACCTATCCAGCGCATCCGGCCCGAGGGACTTGTCTCCAGCCCGGCATTCAGCCATGTAGCCGTCGTCCCTCCAAACGCCACCACCATCTACGTCGGCGGCCAGAACTCCGTCGACAGCGGCGGTTCGCTCGTCGGCGAGGGTGATGTTGGAGTGCAATCTGGCCGCGCCCTGGCGAACGCAAAGACCGCGCTCGCGGCTGCCGGGGCAACCCTTCGCGACGTCGTGCAGTGGACGGTCCTCTTCGTGGACGGCGCCGACCTCGCCGCAGGGTACGGCGCCATTGCATCCGACCTCGCCGCCGACGAGCCGCCGCTCGTGACAGCAGCGTTTGTCTCCCGTTTGGGCGTTCCCGGGGCGCTGGTGGAGATCAGTGCGGTAGCCGCCGTCGAGCGGTAA
- the arfB gene encoding alternative ribosome rescue aminoacyl-tRNA hydrolase ArfB has translation MDLEISPSLTIPASELGWRFSRSSGPGGQHVNTTDSKAELSWNVATSKAVTEGQREVLLRRLEKRLVDGVITVTASEQRSQLRNRESALAKLAGIVVTGLAPRTVRRATKPTRGSAQRHRAAKVQRAATKQQRRRPSPE, from the coding sequence ATGGACCTGGAAATCTCGCCCTCCCTCACGATTCCGGCGTCGGAACTCGGTTGGCGGTTCTCGCGTTCATCGGGACCGGGCGGTCAACACGTCAACACGACCGACAGCAAGGCTGAGCTTTCCTGGAACGTAGCTACGTCTAAGGCAGTGACAGAAGGCCAGCGGGAGGTCTTGCTGCGTCGCCTGGAGAAGCGACTCGTCGACGGAGTCATCACAGTTACAGCCTCCGAACAGCGCTCGCAGTTACGCAACCGCGAGAGCGCCCTGGCTAAGCTCGCTGGCATTGTGGTGACGGGCCTTGCCCCACGGACTGTCCGCAGGGCAACGAAACCCACACGCGGGTCCGCCCAGCGGCACCGCGCCGCAAAAGTACAGAGGGCAGCAACGAAACAGCAACGACGGCGGCCCTCGCCTGAGTGA
- a CDS encoding TetR/AcrR family transcriptional regulator translates to MATGIKSPGETSGGQRSYDASRRRQAAEASRRTILARARELFLLQGFGATTISEIAAASAVSTESIYKKFGGKAGLVRALHEQSLLGKGGPPAEQRSDLAQVAADDPRELMEQFGRFTAEVSPLAAPISLLIRDAAATGDADMAGLLKDIDDARHRRMLHNARQLIARGLLRPGLGAEEAADIMFACTTPELFESLVLKRGWSAGRYGRFIASALAANLL, encoded by the coding sequence AGTCCCGGTGAAACATCCGGGGGTCAACGCAGCTACGATGCCAGCCGTCGCCGCCAAGCCGCCGAGGCGTCACGGCGCACCATCCTCGCGCGCGCCCGCGAACTATTCCTCCTGCAGGGCTTCGGCGCGACCACCATCTCCGAAATTGCCGCTGCGTCCGCAGTATCGACGGAGTCCATCTACAAGAAATTCGGCGGCAAGGCCGGCCTCGTCCGCGCTCTCCACGAGCAGAGTCTCCTCGGCAAGGGCGGGCCGCCAGCCGAGCAGCGCTCAGACCTCGCACAAGTAGCGGCAGACGACCCACGGGAACTGATGGAACAGTTCGGCCGGTTCACTGCAGAAGTCAGCCCCCTTGCGGCACCAATCAGCCTGCTCATCCGTGACGCCGCTGCAACAGGGGATGCCGACATGGCCGGCCTCCTGAAGGACATTGACGACGCCCGGCATCGCCGGATGCTGCACAACGCGCGTCAACTGATTGCCCGCGGCCTGCTCCGTCCGGGCTTGGGCGCTGAAGAGGCCGCCGACATCATGTTCGCGTGCACCACGCCCGAACTGTTCGAAAGCCTCGTCCTGAAACGAGGGTGGAGTGCAGGGCGGTACGGCCGGTTCATCGCCTCCGCTCTCGCAGCAAACCTGCTCTGA